From one Dermatophagoides farinae isolate YC_2012a chromosome 5, ASM2471394v1, whole genome shotgun sequence genomic stretch:
- the LOC124498702 gene encoding LOW QUALITY PROTEIN: uncharacterized protein LOC124498702 (The sequence of the model RefSeq protein was modified relative to this genomic sequence to represent the inferred CDS: deleted 1 base in 1 codon): protein MCSGNKSPLWWLPFSAPSSSSLSSSSSTAGIRSDKISSCSYDECSSSTLSSNTSSSSSINHKRLCPIISSSSLSLSSSSSILSSFSLSSLSLIQIFIMTILVTIIIPSNHLAMVEALKRRSPLHSDVIEEVEAKRLDGLIQEQDYIAVFFYTRTCDNCKDILEELEKIDDDANKYGVEFVKNSERAASKKYGINQFPTLVYFRHGESTIYEGDLMNEEEVLEWLISVESMDLPDRIEEVNAKILQNYIDEHDFVAVLFYKKNHKKCDKVLLKLEEIDDDADQKNIGFVKISDETLAYEYGLEDLPSLVYYRKKIPIVYTGDLENEKKVLDWLIEFRDTVDDPDEYVEDSDEIEDVSASVLQQLIENTDALAVLFYDDQDEDSMEVLQELENIDDECDQHGIAFVKIDDIEVSKRFGIEYDELPTLVYFEEKIPNFYQGDLMNEEKVLQWLIHQKNTDEIEDVSDTVLENMIDSTNYLAVLFYDQHDKNSQEVLKELENIDDECDEKGIAFVKIDDDQLAETYGLHDELPSLVYFENRIPSVYQGDLRNEEQVLEWLIKQQHSDEIEEVSHELLNVLIQKHNQLAALIYKPKDKQSEKVLKELEHIDDECDDKGIVFVKTDDVEAAEKYGVRKLPVVLFFKYQVPTSYNGDLTDEDKVLEWLLDQQESDQIEQVNSRTLKGLIDSSSWLAVLFFDQSSQSQKCLKDLETIDDDADRYGIPFVKIDDVSVAKDYGLADELPVLVYFENRLPTVYEGDLTDEDAALAWLVKQRTEDTIEEVTEEILADLLKEREYVLVYFAPNDCKECEHILHNTLEHIDDDTDEHGILFVTTDDLAFLQKQSIKVDKYPVLVLFRNGEPIVYRGNLKDGKAIMDWLTDDETLDDPDEIEEVNEHKCSECEKVLQKLESIDHLAEEAGIDFVRVKDLRLAKEYNIVSFPALVLFRRRIPLFYEEGSLKDADKVLKWLVKHKDSHKDVIELVDRHMLQVLLDDVDHIVVFFYDEHDCEEETAKRRQKSKTTKSDDGDDDDICELILHELENIDDDTDQHGIHFVKIEDGEYARELGITQLPSLVYFEDQQPSIYDGDLLEEEEVLEWLIKQKNEDTIENVNREILFRLIAEREYLAVFFYKPDDDESAEIAEHLEKIDDDCGDYDVALVKCNDQLIAKKYGIRNPPGLVFFRRGKHIRYEGNLFDEDEVLEWLTRPDNMEMSDAIEKVNRRMFERMLDRTNHLAVLFYSKVDCKNCDKVLEELEKIDDEADAAGVKFVKIEDNQLAKEFGVYALPALVFFKKGEDVPVIFAGDLKKSERILEWLINQKDPSLDRIEEVDGGTLRKLIESADHLAVYFYVSDSEECQKILEDLENIDTETDRHAIILVKTQQTNIAKEYGIEEFPALIYFEKRIPSIYEGDISAEEDVLQWLIQQKTEDTIESVNRELLEQLITNTQYLVVYFYKPNCRACDIVLEELENIDDDCEIYGINFVKIQDQTLAKRYGIKNYPALVYFRNGNPLIYDDDLRNEEQVFEWLIEDENRELADEIEEVNGRMLEKLIHDKPFLAVLFYGRECAECQEAIEALEEIDDDVDIYGFDFVKINDPIVNAEYNVQTLPSLALFRKSDQYQFYEGDLNDQKAVLEWLTSNEVFELKDEIEEVNRRMLEKIINENDFVAVYFYETECYDCESILNELEHIDDDTDQLDIMFVKIRDTKYARKYGIQDVPALVFFRKRFPSIYRGDLIREEEVLEWLKRNRYRHPELNFFMYAITAITGAFILYTLFLIFCIRPKKDKSKQE from the exons atgtgTTCAGGCAACAAGTCACCATTATGGTGGCTGCCATTTTCagcaccatcatcatcatcattatcatcatcatcatcaacagcaggAATTCGGTCCgataaaatatcatcatgCTCATATGATGAatgctcatcatcaacattatcttcaaatacatcatcatcatcatcgattaatcATAAACGATTATGTCccataatatcatcatcatcattatcattatcatcatcatcttcaatattatcatctttttcattatcatcattgtcattaattcaaatatttataaTGACCATATTGGTAACGATTATAATTCCATCGAACCATTTGGCTATGGTTGAAGCATTAAAACGTCGTTCACCATTACATTCGGATGTTATTGAAGAAGTTGAAGCCAAACGTTTGGATGGCCTTATCCAGGAACAGGATTATATTGCCGTCTTTTTCT ATACACGAACCTGCGATAATTGTAAAGATATTCTggaagaattggaaaaaatcgatgatgatgcaaataAATATGGTGTTGAATTTGTTAAAAATTCTGAACGTGCTGCATCGAAAAAATATggcatcaatcaatttccaACATTGGTCTATTTTCGTCACGGTGAATCAACAATTTATGAAG GTGACCTgatgaatgaagaagaagtaCTTGAATGGCTTATATCGGTTGAATCAATGGATTTACCTGATAGAATTGAAGAAGTGAAtgcaaaaattttacaaaattatattgatgaaCATGATTTTGTGGCCGTTTTATTCT acAAGAAAAACCATAAGAAATGCGATAAAGTATTGCTCAAATTGGAAGAAATTGATGACGATGCCGATCAGAAAAACATTGGATTT GTGAAAATTTCCGATGAAACTTTAGCATATGAATATGGCCTGGAAGATTTACCATCACTAGTTTATTATAGAAAAAAGATTCCAATCGTTTATACTGGTGATTtagagaatgagaaaaaagtaCTTGATTGGCTTATCGAATTTCGTGATACAGTTGATGATCCAGATGAATATGTTGAAGATTCAGATGAAATCGAAGATGTAAGTGCTTCGGTTTtacaacaattgattgaaaataccGATGCATTGGCCGTTTTATTCT acGATGATCAAGACGAAGATAGTATGGAAGTTTTACAGGAACTTgaaaatatcgatgatgaatgtgatcAACATGGAATTGCATTCGTTAAAATTG ATGACATTGAAGTATCGAAAAGATTTGGTATCGAATATGATGAATTACCAACACTTGTTTATTTCGAAGAAAAGATTCCCAATTTTTATCAAG gtgatttgatgaatgaagaGAAAGTATTACAATGGTTAATACATCAGAAAAATACCGATGAAATTGAAGATGTATCCGATACTGTTCTTGAAAATATGATCGATTCAACCAATTATTTGGCCGTATTATTCT ATGATCAACATGATAAAAATTCACAAGAAGTACTCaaagaattggaaaatattgatgatgaatgtgatgaaaaaGGTATTGCATTCGTcaagattgatgatgatcaattggcCGAAACCTATGGCTTACATGATGAATTGCCATCATTAGTTTATTTCGAAAATCGTATACCATCAGTTTATCAAGGTGATCTTCGTAATGAAGAACAAGTGCTTGAATGGctaatcaaacaacaacattcagaTGAGATTGAAGAAGTTTCTCATGAATTATTAAATGTTCTAATACAAAAACATAATCAATTGGCTGCATTAATCTATAAACCAAAAGATAAACAAAGTGAAAAAGTTCTCAAAGAACTAG aacacattgatgatgaatgtgatgaTAAAGGTATCGTTTTTGTCAAAACTGATGATGTAGAAGCAGCCGAAAAATATGGTGTTCGTAAATTACCGGTGGTATTATTCTTTAAATATCAAGTACCCACAAGCTATAATGGTGATTTAACTGATGAAGATAAAGTACTTGAATGGTTACTTGATCAACAAGAATCTGATCAAATTGAACAGGTCAATTCACGAACATTAAAAGGACTAATCGATTCTTCTAGTTGGTTGgccgttttattttttgatcaatcaagTCAATCACAAAAATGTCTTAAAGATCttgaaacaattgatgatgatgctgatcgTTATGGTATTCCGTTtgtgaaaattgatgatgtttccgTTGCAAAAGATTATGGTCTAGCAGATGAATTACCCGTATTggtttattttgaaaatcgatTGCCCACCGTTTATGAGGGTGATTTGACCGATGAAGATGCAGCATTGGCATGGCTAGTTAAACAGCGAACAGAGGATACTATTGAAGAAGTTACTGAAGAAATTCTAGCCGATTTATTGAAAGAACGTGAATATGTTCTAGTCTATTTTGCACCGAATGATTGCAAAGAATGTGAACACATTCTACACAATACTTTGGAacatatcgatgatgatactgaTGAACATGGTATTCTCTTTGTTACCACCGATGATCTGGCCTTTTTGCAGAAACAATCGATCAAAGTGGACAAATATCCAGTGTTGGTACTATTTCGTAATGGAGAGCCTATCGTTTATCGTGGCAATCTTAAAGATGGAAAAGCTATCATGGACTGGCTGACCGACGATGAAACGTTGGATGATCCGGATGAAATCGAAGAAGTCAATGAAC ATAAATGTTCAGAATGCGAAAAGGTGTTGCAAAAACtggaatcaattgatcatctGGCTGAGGAGGCTGGCATCGATTTCGTACGAGTTAAAGATCTTCGATTGGCCAAAGAATACAACATTGTCTCATTTCCAGCTTTAGTACTATTTAGACGTCGTATACCATTGTTTTATGAGGAAGGATCATTGAAGGATGCTGATAAAGTGCTCAAATGGCTGGTGAAACACAAAGATTCACACAAAGATGTCATCGAATTAGTGGATCGACATATGTTACAGGTGTtacttgatgatgttgatcataTTGTTGTATTCTTCTACGATGAACATGATTGTGAAGAGGAAACGGCCAAACGACGACAAAAAAGTAAAACAACTAAATCCGAtgacggtgatgatgatgatatttgtgAATTAATATTACATGAACttgaaaacattgatgatgataccgaTCAGCATGGCATCCATTTT GTAAAAATCGAAGATGGTGAATATGCTCGTGAATTGGGTATCACTCAATTACCATCGTTAGTATATTTTGAAGATCAACAACCATCAAtttatgatggtgatttacttgaagaagaagaagtaCTTGAATGGTTGATAAAACAGAAGAATGAAgatacaattgaaaatgttaatCGTGAAATATTGTTTCGTTTGATTGCCGAACGAGAATATCTAGCTGTTTTCTTTTACaaaccagatgatgatgaaagtgcCGAAATTGCTGAACATTTAgagaaaattgatgatgattgtggtgattatgatgttgCATTAGTAAAATgtaatgatcaattgattgccAAAAAATATGGTATCCGTAATCCACCTGGTTTGGTATTTTTCCGCCGTGGTAAACATATCCGTTATGAAGgcaatttatttgatgaagatgaagttCTTGAATGGTTAACACGGCCAGATAATATGGAAATGTCGGATGCAATTGAAAAAGTTAATCGTAGAATGTTTGAACGTATGTTAGATCGAACCAATCATTTGGCCGTTTTATTCTATTCAAAAGTTGATTGTAAAAATTGTGATAAAGTTTTGGAAGAATTGGAAAAg ATTGACGATGAAGCCGATGCAGCTGGTGTTAAATTTGTGAAAATTGAAGACAATCAATTGGCTAAAGAATTTGGTGTATATGCATTGCCTGCATTGGTATTTTTCAAGAAAGGTGAAGATGTTCCAGTTATATTTGCAG gtgatttgaaaaaatccgAACGAATTCTTGAATGgcttatcaatcaaaaagaTCCATCATTAGATCGAATCGAAGAAGTGGATGGTGGTACATTACGTAAACTGATTGAAAGTGCCGATCATTTAGCCGTATATTTCT atgtatCGGATTCCGAAGAATGtcaaaaaatattggaaGATCTGGAAAACATTGACACAGAAACGGATCGACATGCAATCATTT TGGTCAAAACACAACAGACAAACATTGCTAAAGAATATGGTATTGAAGAATTTCCAGCATTGATCTATTTTGAAAAACGTATACCAAGTATATATGAAGGTGATATTTCGGCTGAAGAAGATGTATTACAATGGTTAATACAGCAAAAAACAGAAGACACAATTGAATCGGTTAATCGTGAATTATTGGAACAATTAATTACAAATACACAATATTTGGTCGTCTATTTCT atAAACCTAATTGTCGAGCATGTGATATAGTACTGgaagaattggaaaatattgatgatgattgtgaaatATATGGAATAAATTTCGTTAAAATTCAAGATCAAACATTAGCAAAACGTTATGGGATTAAAAATTATCCAGCACTAGTTTATTTCCGTAATGGTAATCCattaatatatgatgatgatctacgTAATGAAGAACAAGTATTTGAATGGCTAATTGAAGATGAGAATCGTGAATTAGCcgatgaaattgaagaaGTTAATGGACGTATGTTGGAAAAGCTGATACATGATAAACCATTTTTGGCTGTATTATTTTATGGACGTGAATGTGCCGAATGTCAAGAAGCGATTGAAGCGCTTGag gaaattgatgatgatgtcgatatatatggttttgattttgttaaAATCAACGATCCTATCGTTAATGCTGAATATAATGTACAaacattaccatcattagCTTTATTTCGAAAATCGGATCAATATCAATTCTATGAAGGTGAtctaaatgatcaaaaagcTGTATTAGAATGGCTAACATCGAATGAAgtgtttgaa ttaaaagatgaaattgaaGAAGTTAATCGCCGAATGTTAGAGAagataatcaatgaaaatgattttgttgccGTATATTTtt ATGAAACTGAATGTTATGATTGTGAAAgcatattgaatgaattggaacatattgatgatgatactgatCAATTGGATATAATGTTTGTGAAAATTCGTGATACAAAATATGCACGTAAATATGGTATACAGGATGTACCGGCATTAGTATTTTTTCGTAAACGTTTTCCATCCATTTATCGTGGTGATTTGATTCGTGAAGAAGAGGTACTTGAATGGCTTAAACGTAATCGTTATCGTCATccagaattgaattttttcatgtatGCAATAACTGCTATTACTGGTGCATTTATATTGTATACATTATTCTTG
- the LOC124490197 gene encoding uncharacterized protein LOC124490197 produces the protein MNKMKLSLLIGFILAIHIGHSIATDSYEQTLMKIDAKFENLKNNLSKQKNADSIDDDILQLIEKAKEIVKRIENDIKNARDQGRKDIDDIVEKIEQDIADTINQVAFATDENEKKKLKNQLEQQVIEFENLDAQLNSSSSIVQSTKLLLLIMVINFLIFKSFN, from the exons atgaataaaatgaaattatcattgttgatcgGTTTTATTTTGGCCATTCATATTGGCCATTCTATCG CAACAGATTCCTATGAACAaacattaatgaaaattgatgcaaaatttgaaaatttgaaaaataatctttcaaaacagaaaaatgccgattcaatcgatgatgatattctgCAGTTAATTGAAAAAGCTAAAGAAATTGTGAAGAGAATAGAAAATGATATCAAAAATGCACGCGATCAAGGTAGAAAAGATATCGATGACATTGTCGAAAAAATAGAACAAGATATCGCGGACACAATAAACCAAGTGGCATTTGCAActgatgaaaacgaaaaaaagaaattgaaaaatcaattagaaCAACAagtaattgaatttgaaaatctgGACGCacaattaaattcatcatcatcaatagttCAATCGACAAAACTTTTATTGCTTATTATGGTGATTAATTTTCttatattcaaatcattcaactag
- the LOC124492503 gene encoding uncharacterized protein LOC124492503, giving the protein MDMNESGRRFSLRIRAKKLKHDKNEPAKRSRVDNFKQKNETDNQQNVTGDKNEITSQIGPSKPNDGFDDVIYLSDSDTSEDKEDSESAVDPDRSENDNATKEKQAKTNDQNDSETDVESSVIYISDDDDDENHDSDDKLSE; this is encoded by the coding sequence atggacATGAATGAATCTGGCCGACGTTTTTCATTGCGTATTCGTGCTAAGAAATTAAaacatgataaaaatgaaccaGCTAAACGATCTCGTGTAgataatttcaaacaaaaaaatgaaactgacaatcaacaaaatgttactggtgataaaaatgaaataactTCACAAATTGGTCCATCGAAACCTAATGACGgttttgatgatgtaataTATTTATCCGATAGTGATACATCTGAAGATAAAGAAGATTCAGAGTCAGCTGTGGATCCTGATCGAtctgaaaatgataatgcaacaaaagaaaaacaagcGAAAACAAACGATCAAAACGATTCTGAAACGGATGTTGAATCTTCAGTAATTTATatatccgatgatgatgatgatgagaatcatgattctgatgataaaCTTTCcgaatga